The DNA segment TCCATCAACTGTTTCATTAAATCTTGAAGAAAGGCCATCTAGCCGCTCCCCCCTGTATCCGTAATTTTCGTATATCTAAACGGGGTCATATCCGCCGGGATTAAATGGATGACATTTTAAAATTCGCTTTATAGCCTTAAAACCACCTGAAATCACCCCGTACTTTTCTATAGCAAGCAGCGCATAATCTGAACATGTGG comes from the Tepidanaerobacter acetatoxydans Re1 genome and includes:
- the yidD gene encoding membrane protein insertion efficiency factor YidD, giving the protein MILFYKKFISPLKPRCCRFYPTCSDYALLAIEKYGVISGGFKAIKRILKCHPFNPGGYDPV